One genomic region from Antedon mediterranea chromosome 3, ecAntMedi1.1, whole genome shotgun sequence encodes:
- the LOC140043592 gene encoding vitamin D 25-hydroxylase-like: MTEMSSSKHDCNQNKKDDVMDATDTTSMSFVHQKLKNDFQSVRSTLQLSIVAGTHTVTNTFNIAMHFITQNPKISERIQKEMKNTIGLFIDLSKAFDTINHDILLKKLEHYGIRGTALKWFRNYISGRKQFTSIDNTSSCLMDINCGIDCKKDSAPNGGNIGGYNVCPGAIVMSNYYAVDHHPDVYTDPEQFRPERFLNEEGKIYKPKEFIPFGTVPLRKSFLKMLTTLANYGITFHIAYTVILAICIILYFKQRKKLLDKITPPGPKGVPFFGNLLAFLGDKPHLQFYKLAQEFGSVVRVRIGWFDVITLNDFNSIREAANKHKDIKRYLGPINSSLQKIASFIKGKEASLDEQFKDVKRVFGSPTGDLEEFAAKEVERMVDEIHKKKRGNAFELKPLVLSTVVNTTLSVFSVNRCPDDDVRLKNTAEFSKNIIQIDQYFHLLDVFPICSILKIFQFKKVALLGYKLQKFVNDKLREITRLGQTSKENGKVDVPSTDVTVNNSINLKLDNVKSIPNTLRVSLIAGTHTITNTFNIAMHFITQNPKISERIQKEIDDLTEGKRRPTYAEKSKLPYTDAAIMEMLRISRLVVRKYSAPHGGNIGGYNVCPGTLVLVNYYAVHHNPDVYPDPGQFRPERFLNEEGKICKPREYLPFGTGLRMCKGLGLARVDLFVLLTYLLQSFTLTSKEDNQHCLEGILGYNEEFSYEIIATPRQQACIS, from the exons ATGACTGAAATGTCATCCTCGAAACATGACTgcaatcaaaacaaaaaagacGACGTCATGGATGCTACTGATACAACATCTATGAGTTTCGTCCATCAGAAATTGAAGAATGATTTTCAAAGTGTTAGAAGTACACTTCAACTGTCCATCGTTGCTGGAACTCACACCGTCACAAACACATTCAACATTGCCATGCACTTTATCACGCAGAATCCCAAAATATCTGAGAGGATACagaaagaaatgaaaaataCCATCGGACTATTTATTGAtttgtcaaaagcgtttgacacCATCAACCATGATATACTTCTTAAAAAATTGGAACACTATGGCATAAGAGGCACGGCCCTTAAATGGTTTAGAAACTATATTAGTGGAAGGAAACAATTTACGTCTATTGATAACACAAGTTCGTGTTTGATGGATATAAATTGCGGT ATTGATTGTAAGAAAGATAGTGCTCCTAACGGAGGAAATATTGGTGGTTATAATGTTTGTCCTGGGGCGATAGTGATGTCGAATTATTACGCAGTGGACCACCATCCAGATGTCTATACCGACCCAGAACAGTTCAGGCCCGAAAGATTTCTCAATGAAGAAGGAAAGATTTACAAACCAAAAGAATTCATACCGTTTGGAACAG TTCCTCTTCGTAAGAGCTTCCTAAAAATGTTGACTACGCTGGCAAACTACGGCATCACGTTCCATATTGCATATACGGTTATACTAGCAATATGCATTATCCTGTATTTCAAACAACGCAAGAAATTATTGGATAAAATAACTCCACCTGGACCAAAAGGTGTACCGTTTTTCGGAAACTTGCTTGCATTTCTTGGTGACAAACCGCATTTGCAGTTCTACAAACTAGCTCAAGAGTTTGGTTCTGTTGTTCGAGTTCGTATTGGATGGTTTGATGTGATTACTTTGAATGATTTTAACTCAATCAGAGAAGCTGCCAACAAACACAAGGATATTAAACGATATTTGGGGCCAATTAATTCTTCGTTGCAGAAAATAG CTTCGTTTATAAAAGGCAAAGAAGCCAGTTTGGATGAACAATTCAAAGACGTTAAACGCGTTTTTGGAAGTCCCACTGGTGATCTTGAAGAGTTTGCTGCAAAAGAGGTAGAACGGATGGTTGACGAGATCCACAAGAAGAAACGGGGAAACGCGTTCGAACTAAAGCCTCTTGTGTTATCAACCGTCGTCAATACAACACTGAGTGTCTTCAGTGTCAACAGATGTCCTGATGATGACGTCAGGTTGAAGAACACGGCAGAGTTCAGCAAGAACATCATCCAGATTGACCAGTACTTTCACCTCTTGGACGTGTTTCCAATTTGCAGTATCTTGAAAATTTTCCAGTTTAAAAAGGTGGCTCTGCTTGGGTATAAACTACAGAAGTTCGTGAACGATAAACTGAGAGAAATAACGAGACTTGGACAAACATCAAAAGAAAACGGCAAAGTAGACGTCCCGAGCACGGATGTTACTGTAAATAATTCAATCAATTTAAAACTGGACAATGTCAAAAGTATTCCAAATACACTTCGAGTCTCACTAATCGCTGGAACTCACACCATTACAAACACATTCAACATTGCCATGCACTTTATCACGCAGAATCCCAAAATATCTGAGAGAATACAGAAAGAAATAGATGACCTGACGGAAGGTAAAAGAAGACCAACGTACGCTGAAAAATCGAAATTACCATACACGGATGCAGCAATAATGGAAATGCTACGTATTTCAAGACTAGTTGTCAGAAAGTATAGTGCCCCTCACGGAGGAAATATTGGTGGTTATAATGTTTGTCCCGGTACTTTGGTCTTGGTGAATTATTACGCAGTACACCACAATCCAGATGTCTATCCCGACCCTGGGCAGTTCAGGCCCGAGAGATTTCTCAATGAAGAAGGAAAGATTTGCAAACCAAGGGAGTACCTTCCATTTGGAACAG GTTTGCGCATGTGCAAAGGACTGGGTCTAGCTCGTGTCGATCTGTTTGTTCTTTTGACATATCTGCTACAAAGTTTTACACTTACTTCAAAAGAGGATAACCAACACTGCCTTGAAGGAATTCTTGGCTACAATGAAGAGTTTTCTTATGAAATCATTGCCACTCCTCGTCAACAAGCTTGCATTTCTTAA
- the LOC140044593 gene encoding leucine-rich repeat-containing protein 43-like — translation MSIESGQSIYEAFESQLKTLCLHEFPCGLGSWRTDENSLANTQFGVTLKDYGVEKEHGERLEELITSKFSPYSVDYSWSDEAQNLRETAVQKPWVINKQFILTHFKTLRIVDKNINEVDDRLLEFPNLKELTLSANKLESVNSNHLPVKLEVLELVANNISDLEPLCDNPPPNLQHLGLGHNVISNIYDYLTERYWPNLLSLDLSHNNLCGLPEVVQQLSSLTKLRNLSLIANPLALIPGYRGFVVDSLKHLLILDDLRISADEKHHFKGLARRKDLIQDETKLTLEVKQLNGVPMPIEMQGTEDLPEYPIIERRYYMEFTFLEDKLRIEEHSKESEEKAKRLEESVQEGELTENTTAEGVTPVDETAIITITGPKEETDNPEPKSESASEAPSCCSEHETAPAYVQYCTDKLAWNDEGLQFEYKLELIYENLPALKEGLKEGIDVVIKEDKVLCTPLDETLCDGRTSASSKRGSNKEKRKESAKTEKPKEQKDKGKKKKKEPEVELARSVPEVTILAKYHVDLVDFVEGEHVYSKECVFQLEEGPEVEKEPEEEVNMAKDKKKRKDSGKTKKGKVEKEKGTKKTPIKGEKKDSKKRPVSGKSHQSEECEEEQQALVPIASNISVQLLEWKTAQDALT, via the exons ATGTCTATAGAATCTGGACAAAGTATTTATGAAGCTTTTGAGAGCCAGCTTAAAACATTGTGTCTTCATGAGTTCCCGTGTGGTTTAGGTTCTTGG CGGACAGATGAAAATTCTCTCGCCAATACACAATTTGGAGTGACACTAAAAG ATTATGGTGTTGAAAAAGAACATGGAGAACGCTTGGAGGAGCTGATAACATCCAAGTTCTCACCGTATAGTGTTGACTACAGCTGGAGTGATGAAGCGCAAAATCTTAGGGAGACTGCGGTGCAGAAACCATGGGTTATCAACAAACAGTTTATCCTAAcccattttaaaacattaagaattgttGATAAAAAT ATAAATGAAGTAGATGACAGACTCTTAGAATTTCCGAACTTGAAGGAATTAACTTTAAGTGCGAATAAACTAGAAAGTGTAAATAGCAATCATTTACCAGTAAAATTAGAG GTTTTAGAGCTGGTTGCAAACAATATAAGTGATCTTGAACCACTTTGTGACAACCCACCACCAAATCTTCAACATTTAGGACTCGGTCATAACGTCATATCAAATATATACGACTACCTAACAGAACGTTATTG GCCTAACTTGTTGTCTTTGGATCTAAGTCATAACAATCTCTGTGGTTTACCAGAGGTTGTTCAGCAGCTTTCATCACTCACTAAGTTAAGAAACTTAAGTCTCATCGCTAATCCACTGGct TTGATTCCTGGCTACAGAGGATTTGTGGTGGATAGTTTAAAGCACCTCTTAATTCTAGATGATCTTAGGATTAGTGCAGATGAAAAGCATCACTTCAAAGGATTAGCAAGACGCAAAG ATTTAATCCAAGATGAGACTAAATTAACATTAGAAGTTAAACAGCTTAACGGCGTTCCAATGCCTATAGAAATGCAA GGTACAGAAGACCTTCCAGAGTATCCAATCATTGAACGAAGATACTACATGGAATTCACATTCCTGGAAGATAAATTAAGGATAGAAGAACATTCAAAAGAGAGTGAAGAGAAAGCAAAACGATTGGAAGAATCAGTCCAG GAGGGTGAATTGACAGAAAATACAACTGCTGAGGGAGTAACACCGGTTGATGAAACAGCAATAATTACTATCACTGGTCCTAAAG aaGAAACAGATAACCCTGAACCAAAATCTGAGAGTGCAAGTGAAGCACCTTCCTGCTGCAGTGAGCACGAAACAGCTCCAGCAtatgtacaatactgtacagaTAAGCTGGCCTGGAATGATGAGGGCTTACAGTTTGAATACAAGTTAGAGCTGATATATGAAAACTTACCAGCATTAAAAGAAGGTCTGAAAGAAGGAATAGATGTAGTTATTAAGGAAGATAAG GTTTTGTGCACACCACTTGATGAAACTTTGTGTGACGGAAGAACAAGTGCCAGTAGTAAAAGAGGAAGCAATAAGGAAAAACGAAAAGAAAGTGCCAAGACTGAAAAACCAAAAGAACAGAAA GATAAAGgtaagaagaaaaagaaagaaccAGAGGTAGAATTGGCAAGGAGTGTACCAGAGGTGACGATATTAGCAAAGTATCATGTCGACCTGGTAGACTTTGTTGAAGGGGAGCATGTCTACTCAAAAGAATGTGTTTTCCAACTCGAGGAGGGACCTGAAGTTGAGAAAGAGCCAGAAGAGGAAGTAAATATGGCTAAG GACAAGAAAAAACGAAAAGACTCTGGAAAAACGAAAAAAGGAAAAGTTGAAAAAGAGAAAG GAACAAAGAAGACCCCAATAAAAGGTGAAAAGAAAGACAGCAAGAAACGGCCAGTATCAGGAAAATCCCACCAAAGTGAGGAATGTGAAGAGGAACAACAAGCACTTGTTCCAATAGCTTCCAACATCAGTGTACAGTTACTTGAATGGAAAACAGCCCAAGATGCTCTAACTTAG